A section of the Entelurus aequoreus isolate RoL-2023_Sb linkage group LG21, RoL_Eaeq_v1.1, whole genome shotgun sequence genome encodes:
- the zcchc9 gene encoding zinc finger CCHC domain-containing protein 9 produces the protein MTRWARANNIHKNKPAEATPWGQLKAKEGSKGEPQRSHVRGTQPGGSAVKKPNKKKKDYTNEDVNGFLDYLHQSGQRLPEGDGRELREEVEVALKKDRRREDRRLKRQNDKKNKMLCFNCRKPGHGLADCPEAERDQEMGRGICYRCGSTEHEIQRCRAKVDPAVGDYPYAKCFICGQTGHLSRSCPDNPRGVYPQGGSCRVCGSVEHFQKDCPEHQASSHSLTLGWLSNNMSADHEEVHVPVKKSKPKQTKVVVF, from the exons ATGACGAGGTGGGCAAGAGCCAACAACATCCACAAGAACAAGCCCGCAGAGGCGACTCCGTGGGGTCAGCTGAAGGCAAAAGAAGGTTCCAAAGGAGAACCTCAGAGGAGCCACGTCAGAGGAACTCAGCCTGGCGGCTCCGCGGTGAAAAAGCCGAACAAAAAGAAGAAGGACTACACCAACGAGGACGTAAACGGTTTCCTGGATTATTTGCACCAGAGTGGACAGCGGCTGCCTGAAGGAGACGGACGGGAGCTGAGGGAGGAGGTGGAGGTGGCGTTGAAGAAAGACAGGAGGAGAGAAGACAGGAGGTTGAAGAGGCAGAACGACAAGAAGAATAAAATG CTGTGCTTCAACTGCAGGAAGCCAGGTCACGGCCTGGCTGACTGTCCCGAGGCCGAGCGGGACCAGGAAATGGGTCGAGGCATCTGCTACCGCTGCGGCTCCACCGAGCACGAGATCCAGCGGTGCAGAGCTAAAGTGGACCCGGCTGTCG GTGACTACCCGTACGCCAagtgcttcatctgtggtcagaCGGGACATTTGTCACGTTCCTGCCCCGACAACCCCAGAGGAGTCTACCCTCAAG GAGGAAGTTGTCGAGTGTGTGGATCAGTGGAACATTTCCAGAAGGACTGTCCAGAACATCAGGCCTCAA GCCACTCCCTGACGTTGGGTTGGTTGTCCAACAACATGAGTGCAGACCACGAGGAGGTTCATGTCCCGGTGAAGAAAAGCAAACCCAAGCAGACCAAAGTGGTCGTCTTCTGA
- the ddx56 gene encoding probable ATP-dependent RNA helicase DDX56 yields MATDRLQFHEMGLDDRLLKAVADLGWSLPTLIQEKAIPLAMEGKDILARARTGSGKTAAYAIPVIQRILASKQTVRAQEVRALVLIPTKELGHQVQTMMRQLTAYCSRDVRVADISGRADVSAQRPILMEKPDVVVGTPSRVLAHVTAQNLVLHSSLEMLVVDEADLLFSFGFEADLKNLLCHLPKIYQSFLMSATFSEDVQALKELLLHNPVTLKLQGSQLPDASQLQQYTVKCEEEDKFLLIYTLLKLRLVQGKSLLFVSDVERCYRLKLFLEQFSIPACVLNSELPIQSRCHIISQFNQGFYDYIIATDERGLAEPAVTSQPAGTSQPAGTSQPAGKGKKKKKKKGGNNKDKEYGVSRGVDFQNVANVINFDFPVTIESYIHRVGRTARADNPGTALSFICHSELALLKDVEEVLTGDSAESALKPYEFKMEVIEGFRYRCRDAMRSVTKQAVKEARLKEIKRELLNSEKLKTYFEDNPRDLQLLRHDKALHPAVIKPHLKNIPDYLIPEAMRGFIGSWSDRRRRKDRYTPHGVTKSNFKNNKGNNPLKTFRSKKRK; encoded by the exons ATGGCGACGGACAGGCTGCAATTTCACGAAATGGGTCTTGACGACCGTCTTTTGAAG GCGGTGGCTGATCTGGGTTGGTCCCTGCCCACCTTGATCCAGGAGAAAGCCATCCCTCTGGCTATGGAGGGCAAAGACATTCTGGCCCGGGCAAGGACCGGCTCGGGAAAGACTGCTGCTTATGCAATACCTGTCATCCAGCGCATCCTGGCCTCCAAACAG ACTGTCCGCGCGCAGGAAGTGAGAGCTCTGGTCCTGATTCCCACCAAAGAACTCGGCCACCAGGTCCAGACCATGATGAGACAGTTGACTGCGTATTGTTCCAGGGACGTCCGTGTGGCAGACATCTCTGGCAGGGCAGACGTATCCGCGCAAAG ACCCATCTTAATGGAAAAGCCCGACGTGGTTGTGGGGACGCCGTCGCGTGTGTTGGCCCACGTCACTGCACAAAACCTGGTCCTGCACTCGTCGCTGGAGATGCTGGTGGTGGACGAGGCCGACCTGCTGTTCTCCTTTGGCTTTGAAGCCGACCTGAAGAACCTGCTGTG CCACTTGCCAAAGATCTACCAGTCCTTCCTCATGTCCGCAACCTTCAGTGAGGATGTTCAAGCCCTAAAGGAACTCCTGCTGCATAATCCA GTGACTCTGAAGCTGCAAGGCTCTCAGCTGCCAGATGCCAGCCAGCTGCAGCAGTACACCGTCAAGTGTGAGGAGGAGGACAAGTTCCTGCTCATTTACACGCTACTCAAGCTCCGGCTGGTTCAGGGAAAGTCACTGCTATTTGTGAGCGATGTGGAACGATGCTACCGCCTTAAGCTCTTCTTGGAACAGTTCAGTATTCCGGCCTGCGTGCTCAACTCCGAGTTGCCCATTCAGTCCAG GTGTCACATCATCTCACAGTTCAATCAAGGCTTCTACGACTACATCATCGCCACAGACGAGCGCGGTCTGGCCGAGCCTGCTGTTACGTCGCAGCCAGCTGGTACGTCGCAGCCTGCGGGCACGTCGCAGCCTGCAGGCAAaggcaaaaagaagaagaagaagaaggggggAAA CAATAAAGATAAGGAATATGGAGTCTCCAGAGGCGTCGACTTCCAGAATGTGGCCAATGTCATCAACTTTGATTTCCCTGTGACCATCGAGTCTTACATCCATCGAGTCGGAAG GACGGCGAGAGCAGATAACCCGGGGACGGCCTTGTCCTTCATCTGTCACTCTGAGCTGGCTTTGCTGAAGGACGTGGAGGAGGTCCTGACAGGAG ATAGCGCGGAATCCGCCCTGAAACCGTACGAGTTCAAGATGGAAGTCATCGAGGGCTTCAGATACAGATGCAGG GATGCGATGCGTTCAGTGACCAAGCAGGCGGTTAAAGAAGCCAGACTAAAAGAGATCAAAAGGGAGCTGCTCAACTCGGAGAAGCTGAAG acatactTTGAGGACAACCCCAGAGACCTGCAGCTCCTCAGACATGACAAAGCTCTCCACCCTGCTGTAATCAAGCCTCACCTGAAAAACATACCCGATTACCTCA TTCCTGAAGCTATGAGGGGATTCATTGGTTCTTGGTCggacaggaggaggaggaaggacagGTATACACCACATGGCGTCACCAAGAGCAATTTCAAG AACAACAAAGGCAACAACCCTCTGAAGACTTTCCGCAGCAAAAAAAGGAAGTGA